A genomic window from Serratia liquefaciens includes:
- a CDS encoding TonB family protein, with translation MLSQSFSFSAPAMPQPSWARGFLCAIAAHVALVLLFYWPPRSLPPMSLPPPAVMMSWAAQIEAPESPKPLPLGIQQAQSSAAQPAEQQEQPDLPKLARAENTKIAVAEKKRTERRPPQKAQPKPEEQAKETKRAAASSAAAPKALNIAQQAAAPLSSDSASQLQAKLSWESQVKGQLNRIKRYPPDAQRRRRSGMPQVTFTVDALGRVSDLRLQASSGTASLDREALSVVTRAQPLPQPPVEMLQQDKVRVTMPIDFNLAAFNAVQ, from the coding sequence ATGCTAAGTCAGTCTTTCTCTTTTTCGGCCCCTGCGATGCCGCAACCGAGCTGGGCGCGCGGTTTTTTGTGCGCTATCGCGGCACATGTGGCGCTGGTGCTGTTGTTTTACTGGCCGCCACGGTCGCTGCCGCCGATGTCATTGCCGCCTCCGGCGGTGATGATGAGCTGGGCCGCGCAGATTGAAGCGCCGGAAAGCCCCAAACCCTTACCCTTAGGTATACAGCAGGCGCAATCCTCCGCGGCACAGCCGGCCGAACAGCAGGAACAACCCGATTTGCCGAAGTTGGCGCGGGCTGAAAACACCAAGATTGCCGTGGCTGAAAAAAAGCGAACTGAGCGGCGACCGCCGCAGAAAGCCCAGCCAAAGCCGGAGGAGCAGGCGAAAGAGACTAAACGTGCCGCCGCTTCCAGCGCCGCCGCACCGAAAGCGTTGAATATTGCCCAGCAGGCGGCGGCGCCGCTGAGCAGCGATTCTGCCAGTCAGCTGCAGGCCAAGCTGTCGTGGGAAAGCCAGGTAAAGGGGCAGTTGAATCGCATCAAGCGTTATCCGCCAGATGCGCAGCGCCGTCGCCGTAGCGGCATGCCGCAGGTGACCTTCACGGTGGATGCGCTGGGGCGGGTGTCTGATTTGAGATTGCAGGCGTCATCAGGCACCGCCTCGCTGGATCGGGAGGCGCTGTCGGTGGTGACTCGGGCGCAGCCCTTGCCGCAGCCACCGGTTGAGATGCTTCAGCAGGACAAGGTTCGGGTGACGATGCCGATTGATTTTAATCTGGCGGCGTTCAACGCCGTCCAATAG
- a CDS encoding ChaN family lipoprotein: MRLLILLAALALGACSQTPVSSPKNTLDSLGKITDLRSGESLSPDQLLARLAAQPRVIVGEKHDNPYHHQIELWLVQNLPQQRPQGSVLMEMINPNQQDKVNQVKQWLQGEPSVRDGRVAELIGWQSGWKWSLYGDVVMAAMRAPYPLWSANLDRDEIMAFYQQPSFPQGQLSVRPVVQKALEETIRTSHGGKIEPQQLHAMLAIQQQRDRRMAERLLAAPTPALLIAGGYHAAKSVGVPLHVQDLQPAALPTVLMLAEPGVQVDKQVADYLWITPAVK, translated from the coding sequence ATGAGACTTTTGATTTTATTGGCCGCGCTGGCGCTCGGCGCCTGTAGCCAAACCCCGGTTTCCTCGCCAAAAAATACCCTTGATAGTTTGGGCAAAATTACGGATTTACGCAGTGGAGAAAGCCTGTCACCTGACCAGCTTCTGGCCCGTTTGGCCGCTCAACCCCGGGTCATCGTCGGCGAAAAACACGATAACCCCTATCACCATCAGATTGAACTGTGGCTGGTGCAAAACCTGCCACAGCAGCGTCCCCAGGGCAGCGTGCTGATGGAAATGATTAACCCGAATCAGCAAGACAAAGTTAATCAGGTGAAACAGTGGCTGCAGGGGGAGCCCAGCGTTCGTGACGGACGCGTAGCGGAGTTGATCGGCTGGCAGTCGGGGTGGAAATGGTCACTGTACGGCGATGTGGTCATGGCGGCGATGCGTGCACCCTATCCGCTGTGGTCGGCTAACCTGGATCGCGATGAAATCATGGCTTTTTATCAGCAGCCAAGTTTCCCGCAGGGCCAGCTGTCGGTGCGTCCGGTGGTGCAGAAAGCGCTGGAAGAAACCATCCGCACTTCGCACGGCGGCAAGATTGAACCTCAGCAATTGCATGCGATGCTGGCGATCCAACAGCAGCGCGACCGACGCATGGCTGAACGCTTGCTGGCCGCGCCCACTCCCGCGCTGTTGATTGCCGGTGGCTACCATGCAGCCAAATCCGTAGGAGTGCCACTGCACGTGCAGGATTTGCAACCGGCTGCGTTGCCAACGGTACTGATGCTGGCGGAACCCGGTGTGCAGGTCGATAAACAGGTGGCCGATTACCTGTGGATCACCCCGGCAGTAAAATGA
- the mmuP gene encoding S-methylmethionine permease encodes MHSPVPAEGQFKRTMKARHLVMLSLGGVIGTGLFFNTGYIISTTGALGTLLAYLIGALVVYLVMLCLGELSVAMPETGAFHVYASRYLGPATGYTVAWLYWLTWTVALGSSLTAAGFCMQYWFPQSPVWLWCLIFCAAIFLLNVVTTRFFAESEFWFSLIKVITILAFIILGGAAMFGLLPMKDGTPAPFLHNLTASGWLPNGTLPILMTMVAVNFAFSGTELIGIAAGETENPEKVVPWAIRTTVIRLMLFFIGTVFILAALIPMDQAGIVKSPFVLVFERIGVPYAADIFNFVILTAILSAANSGLYASGRMLWSLANQRTLPAYFSRVNKRGIPINALTFSMLGGVLALLTSVIAPDTVFVALSAISGFAVVAVWLSICASHYAFRRHYLRSGQPIAGLKYRAPGYPLTPIVGFSLCLLACIGLAFDPEQRIALYCGLPFVALCYAAYYLTRRSGQKTSLGENHVG; translated from the coding sequence ATGCACTCACCTGTTCCCGCCGAAGGGCAATTCAAACGCACCATGAAGGCCCGGCACCTGGTGATGCTGTCGCTGGGTGGCGTGATCGGCACCGGGCTGTTTTTCAACACCGGCTATATCATTTCCACTACCGGCGCCCTGGGTACCCTGCTGGCCTATCTGATTGGCGCACTGGTGGTCTATCTGGTCATGCTGTGCCTGGGCGAGCTTTCGGTGGCGATGCCGGAAACCGGCGCCTTCCACGTTTACGCCTCCCGCTACCTTGGTCCGGCGACCGGTTATACCGTGGCCTGGCTCTATTGGCTCACCTGGACAGTCGCACTCGGTTCCAGCCTGACCGCCGCCGGTTTCTGCATGCAGTATTGGTTCCCGCAGTCGCCGGTTTGGCTGTGGTGTTTGATCTTCTGCGCGGCCATTTTCCTGCTCAACGTAGTCACCACTCGCTTCTTTGCGGAGAGCGAATTCTGGTTCTCGTTGATCAAGGTGATCACTATTCTGGCGTTTATTATCCTCGGCGGCGCAGCCATGTTTGGCCTGCTGCCGATGAAAGACGGCACCCCGGCCCCCTTCCTGCATAACCTGACCGCCTCAGGCTGGCTGCCCAACGGCACCTTGCCAATCCTGATGACGATGGTGGCGGTCAACTTCGCTTTCTCCGGCACGGAGCTTATCGGCATTGCCGCAGGCGAAACCGAAAACCCGGAAAAGGTGGTGCCCTGGGCGATACGCACCACGGTGATCCGCCTGATGCTGTTCTTTATCGGTACGGTGTTTATTTTGGCTGCACTGATCCCGATGGATCAGGCCGGGATAGTCAAAAGCCCGTTTGTGCTGGTGTTTGAACGTATCGGCGTGCCCTATGCCGCCGATATCTTCAACTTCGTCATCCTGACTGCCATCCTGTCGGCCGCCAACTCAGGCCTGTACGCTTCGGGCCGCATGCTGTGGTCGCTGGCTAATCAGCGCACCCTGCCGGCCTATTTTTCTCGCGTCAATAAACGCGGCATTCCGATCAATGCGCTGACCTTCAGCATGCTTGGCGGCGTACTGGCGCTGTTAACCAGCGTGATTGCGCCGGACACGGTGTTTGTCGCCCTGTCGGCCATTTCCGGCTTTGCGGTGGTGGCGGTTTGGTTGAGCATCTGCGCCTCACACTACGCTTTCCGCCGCCACTATCTGCGCAGCGGCCAGCCGATCGCCGGCCTGAAATACCGCGCGCCGGGTTATCCGTTAACGCCGATCGTCGGCTTTTCCCTGTGCCTGCTGGCCTGTATCGGACTGGCGTTCGATCCGGAGCAGCGCATCGCGCTTTACTGCGGGCTGCCGTTCGTCGCGCTGTGCTACGCCGCCTATTATCTGACCCGCCGCAGCGGGCAAAAAACATCTTTGGGAGAAAATCATGTCGGTTAA
- the mmuM gene encoding homocysteine S-methyltransferase, translating into MSVNNPIATLLATHGTLILDGALATELEARGCDLSDPLWSAKVLIENPELIYQVHLDYFNAGAQCAITASYQATPQGFLRRGLDQAQSLALIAKSVHLAQQARRDYLAQHPQATPLLVAGSIGPYGAYLADGSEYRGDYALPQEEMIAFHRPRIRALAEAGVDLLACETLPSFSELQALLAVLQEFPTLGAWFAFTLRDSQHLSDGTPLTQVLAALHGNPQALAIGINCIALENVAPALRQFAALTDKPLLVYPNSGEHYDAVSKTWHACGGEHGSLIDQVGEWQRIGARLIGGCCRTTPKDIRQIAALCKA; encoded by the coding sequence ATGTCGGTTAACAACCCCATCGCCACGCTGTTGGCCACCCACGGCACGCTGATTCTTGACGGCGCGCTGGCGACCGAACTGGAGGCTCGCGGCTGTGACCTCAGCGATCCCCTATGGTCGGCCAAGGTGCTGATCGAAAACCCCGAGCTGATTTATCAGGTTCATCTCGACTATTTCAACGCGGGGGCGCAGTGCGCCATCACCGCCAGCTATCAGGCCACGCCGCAGGGCTTTTTGCGCCGCGGTCTGGATCAAGCTCAATCACTGGCGCTGATCGCCAAAAGCGTGCACCTGGCGCAGCAGGCGCGCCGCGACTATCTGGCTCAGCACCCACAGGCAACGCCCTTGCTGGTCGCCGGCTCAATCGGCCCCTATGGCGCTTATCTCGCCGACGGGTCTGAATATCGCGGCGATTACGCATTGCCGCAGGAAGAAATGATCGCCTTCCACCGCCCACGGATCCGTGCGTTGGCCGAGGCCGGCGTAGACCTGCTGGCCTGTGAAACCCTGCCCTCGTTCAGCGAGCTGCAGGCGCTGCTTGCTGTGTTGCAAGAATTCCCGACGCTCGGCGCCTGGTTCGCCTTCACCCTGCGAGACAGCCAACACCTCAGCGACGGCACGCCGCTGACGCAGGTGCTGGCAGCGCTGCACGGCAATCCGCAGGCGTTGGCGATTGGCATCAACTGCATTGCGCTGGAAAATGTGGCCCCGGCGCTGCGCCAGTTTGCCGCGCTGACTGACAAACCGCTGTTGGTCTACCCAAACTCAGGCGAGCATTACGACGCGGTGAGCAAAACCTGGCACGCCTGCGGCGGTGAGCACGGCAGCCTGATTGATCAGGTAGGAGAATGGCAACGCATCGGCGCACGGCTGATTGGCGGCTGCTGCCGGACTACGCCAAAGGATATTCGCCAGATCGCGGCACTCTGCAAGGCATAA
- the maeB gene encoding NADP-dependent oxaloacetate-decarboxylating malate dehydrogenase has protein sequence MDEQLKQSALDFHQYPVPGKIQVSPTKPLATQRDLALAYSPGVAAPCLEIAADPLAAYKYTARGNLVAVISNGTAVLGLGNIGALAGKPVMEGKGVLFKKFSGIDVFDIEVDELNPDKLIDIIAALEPTFGGINLEDIKAPECFYIEQKLRERMKIPVFHDDQHGTAIITTAAVLNGLRVVKKNISDVRLVVSGAGAASIACLNLLVALGLRQQNITVCDSKGVIYKGRDANMEQTKAAYAIEDNGQRTLGDAIPNADIFLGCSGPGVLTQDMVKTMAKDPLIMALANPEPEILPPLAKAVRPDAIICTGRSDYPNQVNNVLCFPFIFRGALDVGATTINEEMKLACVHAIADLALAEQSDVVASAYGDQDLSFGPEYIIPKPFDPRLIVKIAPAVAKAAMESGVATRPIEDFDAYIEKLSEFVYKTNLFMKPIFAQAKKEMKRVVMAEGEEERVLHATQELVSQGLAYPILVGRPSVIEMRLKKLGLQLTPGKDFEVVNNESDPRFNEYWGEYYQIMKRRGVSQEQARRAVIGNPTLIAAIMLHRGEADAMICGTIGSYHEHYDVVEKVFGFREGAHVAGAMNALLLPSGNTFIADTYVNDDPTPEQLAEITLMAAETVRRFGIEPKVALLSHSSFGSSDNPAACKMRKTLELVNQMAPELEIDGEMHGDAALVESIRNDLMPDSPLKGSANVLIMPNMEAARISYNLLRVSSSEGVTVGPVLMGVAKPVHILTPIASVRRIVNMVALAVVEAQTEPL, from the coding sequence ATGGACGAACAGCTCAAACAGAGTGCGCTTGATTTCCACCAATATCCGGTCCCAGGGAAGATCCAGGTATCCCCCACCAAACCACTGGCAACGCAACGCGATCTGGCGCTGGCCTATTCGCCGGGCGTCGCGGCACCTTGTCTGGAAATTGCTGCCGATCCGCTGGCGGCCTACAAATATACCGCGCGCGGTAACCTGGTGGCGGTGATTTCCAACGGTACGGCCGTGCTGGGCCTGGGCAATATCGGTGCGCTGGCCGGTAAGCCGGTGATGGAAGGGAAAGGCGTCCTGTTCAAGAAGTTTTCCGGTATCGACGTGTTTGATATCGAAGTCGATGAGCTAAACCCTGACAAGCTGATCGACATCATCGCCGCGCTGGAGCCGACATTTGGCGGGATTAACCTGGAAGACATCAAGGCGCCGGAGTGTTTCTACATCGAGCAGAAACTGCGCGAGCGCATGAAGATCCCCGTCTTCCACGACGATCAGCACGGTACTGCGATCATCACCACTGCCGCAGTGTTGAATGGCCTGCGGGTAGTGAAAAAGAATATTTCCGACGTGCGGCTGGTGGTTTCCGGTGCCGGTGCTGCGTCGATCGCCTGTCTGAACCTGCTGGTGGCCCTGGGGCTACGCCAGCAGAACATTACCGTCTGCGACTCCAAAGGGGTGATCTACAAAGGCCGTGACGCCAATATGGAGCAGACCAAGGCGGCTTATGCGATTGAAGATAACGGCCAGCGCACGCTGGGTGACGCTATCCCTAACGCCGATATTTTCCTCGGTTGTTCCGGCCCGGGTGTCTTGACTCAGGATATGGTGAAAACCATGGCCAAGGATCCGTTGATCATGGCGCTGGCCAACCCGGAACCGGAAATCCTGCCGCCGCTGGCGAAAGCCGTGCGCCCGGACGCCATTATCTGTACCGGCCGTTCCGACTACCCGAACCAGGTAAACAACGTGCTGTGCTTCCCGTTCATCTTCCGCGGTGCGCTGGACGTAGGGGCGACCACCATTAACGAAGAGATGAAGCTGGCCTGCGTGCATGCGATTGCCGATCTGGCGCTGGCCGAGCAAAGCGACGTGGTGGCATCGGCCTATGGGGATCAGGATCTGTCATTTGGCCCTGAATACATCATTCCCAAACCTTTCGACCCGCGCCTGATTGTTAAAATTGCTCCGGCAGTGGCCAAGGCCGCGATGGAGTCTGGCGTGGCGACGCGTCCGATCGAAGACTTCGATGCCTATATCGAGAAACTGTCTGAATTCGTCTACAAAACCAACCTGTTCATGAAGCCGATCTTTGCCCAGGCGAAGAAGGAAATGAAGCGGGTGGTGATGGCGGAAGGCGAAGAGGAAAGGGTACTGCACGCCACTCAGGAATTGGTGTCGCAAGGCTTGGCCTATCCGATTCTGGTAGGGCGCCCGAGCGTGATCGAAATGCGCCTGAAAAAACTCGGTCTGCAGCTGACGCCGGGTAAAGATTTTGAAGTGGTGAACAACGAGTCCGACCCGCGTTTCAATGAATACTGGGGCGAGTACTACCAGATCATGAAACGCCGAGGCGTTTCGCAGGAGCAGGCGCGCCGAGCGGTGATCGGCAACCCGACGCTGATTGCCGCCATCATGCTGCATCGTGGCGAGGCGGATGCGATGATCTGCGGCACCATCGGCAGCTATCACGAGCACTACGACGTGGTCGAAAAAGTGTTTGGCTTCCGTGAGGGCGCCCATGTCGCCGGGGCGATGAACGCGCTGCTGCTGCCAAGCGGCAACACCTTTATCGCCGATACCTATGTCAATGACGATCCGACGCCTGAGCAACTGGCGGAAATCACCCTGATGGCGGCGGAAACCGTGCGTCGCTTCGGCATTGAGCCGAAGGTCGCGTTGCTGTCCCATTCCAGCTTTGGTTCTTCCGATAACCCGGCGGCCTGCAAGATGCGTAAAACGCTTGAGCTGGTGAACCAGATGGCACCGGAGCTGGAAATTGACGGCGAGATGCACGGTGATGCCGCGTTGGTTGAAAGTATTCGTAATGATCTGATGCCGGACAGTCCGCTGAAAGGCTCGGCCAACGTGCTGATCATGCCGAACATGGAAGCGGCGCGTATCAGCTACAACCTGCTGCGCGTGTCCTCTTCCGAAGGGGTTACCGTAGGGCCGGTGCTGATGGGAGTAGCGAAACCGGTACACATCCTGACGCCAATCGCCTCGGTGCGCCGCATCGTCAACATGGTGGCGCTGGCGGTTGTGGAAGCACAGACCGAACCGTTATAA
- the lysC gene encoding hypothetical protein, producing MLLPPETVFIPCEQPQLPGNTWGDALSYTLALQTSLQICAGRVATLNAWRAKLPPH from the coding sequence GTGCTGTTACCCCCTGAAACGGTGTTTATCCCTTGTGAACAACCGCAGCTGCCGGGCAATACCTGGGGGGATGCGCTGAGTTATACCCTGGCGCTACAAACCTCGTTACAAATTTGCGCAGGCCGTGTGGCCACGCTGAATGCCTGGCGCGCCAAACTGCCGCCGCACTGA
- a CDS encoding DUF2570 family protein produces the protein MSGWLNRLAQGGLLLLLLVAICLGGYSSLLSHRLELARQQAGEQQKTLAQQAGLIATLQTQDAQNRALMAAQQQQEQQLRQQSDVYQRKYREAIKNDACAGQPMPGAVIELLRPTAAAGSTGGAVTP, from the coding sequence ATGAGCGGCTGGCTGAACAGATTGGCGCAGGGCGGATTGCTGCTGCTGTTGTTGGTAGCCATCTGCCTTGGCGGCTATAGCTCGCTGTTGTCGCACCGGCTGGAGCTGGCGCGGCAGCAGGCGGGAGAGCAGCAAAAGACCCTGGCGCAGCAAGCGGGGTTGATTGCCACGCTGCAAACCCAGGATGCACAGAATCGCGCGCTGATGGCAGCCCAACAGCAGCAGGAGCAGCAGCTGCGGCAGCAAAGCGATGTTTATCAGAGGAAATACCGTGAAGCGATTAAAAATGACGCCTGCGCTGGGCAGCCTATGCCTGGCGCTGTTATTGAGCTCCTGCGCCCAACCGCCGCAGCCGGCAGTACCGGTGGTGCTGTTACCCCCTGA
- a CDS encoding M15 family metallopeptidase has protein sequence MINEIEDIRFTARSETNLLGVHPDLVRVMRLALHYSLVPFSITEGRRSMARQRDLVRGGQSQTLKSRHLTGHAVDVVAMPAGVVSWEWDYYAQIAVAVRRAARECAVTVEWGGEWKTLKDGPHFQLSFRDYPA, from the coding sequence ATGATAAATGAAATTGAAGACATTCGTTTTACCGCACGCAGCGAGACGAATTTACTGGGCGTCCACCCGGATCTGGTGCGGGTGATGCGGCTGGCGCTGCATTATTCGCTGGTGCCTTTTTCCATCACCGAAGGGCGGCGCAGCATGGCGCGTCAGCGTGACCTGGTGCGCGGTGGGCAAAGCCAGACGCTGAAAAGCCGCCATTTGACCGGCCACGCGGTGGACGTGGTGGCCATGCCGGCGGGCGTGGTGTCCTGGGAGTGGGATTACTACGCGCAAATCGCGGTGGCGGTCCGTCGCGCAGCGCGAGAGTGTGCGGTTACCGTTGAGTGGGGCGGGGAATGGAAGACGCTGAAGGACGGGCCGCACTTCCAGCTTTCCTTCAGGGATTACCCCGCATGA
- a CDS encoding phage holin, lambda family: protein MSSLEPDAVGLIIQRACEYLQPVMNAILAGLMALLHGAYRNVGMRRRLLNAAMCALLAWTVRDALALTGLELKWANLASVLIGFLGADYISALIKRFIGKKTGLKNDK from the coding sequence ATGTCCAGCTTAGAGCCAGACGCTGTTGGCTTAATTATCCAGCGAGCATGTGAATATCTTCAGCCGGTGATGAATGCCATTTTGGCAGGCCTCATGGCGTTATTACACGGAGCGTATCGCAATGTCGGTATGCGGCGGCGGTTATTAAATGCAGCTATGTGCGCATTATTGGCTTGGACGGTACGCGATGCGCTGGCGCTGACCGGACTGGAATTAAAATGGGCGAACCTTGCCAGCGTACTGATTGGTTTCCTTGGGGCTGATTATATCAGCGCATTAATTAAAAGATTCATTGGCAAAAAAACGGGGCTTAAAAATGATAAATGA
- a CDS encoding glycosyl hydrolase family 18 protein: MSERKAVIGYYFIPTNQINHYTESDTSIVPFPVSNITPAKARQLTHINFSFLDINSNLECAWDPETNDAKARDVVSRLTALKAHNPNLRIMFSIGGWYYSNDLGVSHANYVNAVKTPAARTKFAQSCVRIMKDYGFDGVDIDWEYPQSSEVDGFVAALQEIRTLLNQQTQTDGRQALPYQLTIAGAGGAFFLSRYYSKLPQIVASLDYINLMTYDLAGPWEKITNHQAGLFGDSAGPTFYNALREANLGWSWEELTRAFPSPFSLTVDAAVQQHLMLEGVPSSKIVMGVPFYGRAFKGVSATNGGQYSNHSTPGEDPFPGTDYWLVGCEECVRDKDPRIASYRQLEQMLLGNYGYQRLWNDKTKTPYLYHAAKGLFVTYDDAESFKYKAKYIKQQQLGGVMFWHLGQDNRNGDLLASLDRYFNAPDYDDSQLDMGTGLRYTGVGPGNLPVMSAPAYVAGTTYNQGALVSYQGYVWQAKWGYITSVPGSDTAWLKVGRVA; this comes from the coding sequence ATGTCAGAACGTAAAGCCGTTATTGGTTATTATTTCATTCCTACCAACCAAATTAATCACTATACCGAGTCCGATACTTCAATCGTACCTTTCCCGGTGTCCAATATTACACCGGCCAAGGCCAGGCAACTGACCCACATTAATTTCTCGTTCCTCGACATCAACAGCAATCTAGAGTGCGCCTGGGATCCGGAAACCAACGATGCCAAGGCGCGCGATGTGGTTAGCCGGTTGACTGCGCTGAAGGCGCATAACCCGAATCTGCGCATCATGTTCTCCATCGGCGGCTGGTATTACTCCAACGATCTGGGGGTGTCCCACGCCAACTATGTCAACGCGGTCAAAACCCCGGCGGCACGAACCAAATTTGCCCAATCCTGCGTCCGCATCATGAAAGACTATGGCTTTGACGGTGTAGACATTGACTGGGAATACCCGCAGAGCAGCGAGGTCGACGGTTTTGTCGCCGCGCTACAGGAAATCCGCACCCTGCTCAATCAGCAGACCCAGACCGACGGCCGCCAGGCGCTGCCTTATCAACTGACCATTGCCGGTGCCGGCGGCGCGTTCTTCCTGTCGCGTTACTACAGCAAGCTGCCGCAGATCGTCGCCTCACTCGATTACATTAACCTGATGACTTACGATCTGGCCGGTCCATGGGAGAAAATCACCAACCATCAGGCGGGGTTGTTTGGCGACAGCGCCGGACCAACCTTCTATAACGCGCTGCGTGAAGCCAATCTCGGCTGGAGTTGGGAAGAATTGACCCGCGCCTTCCCCAGCCCGTTCAGCCTGACGGTAGACGCCGCCGTACAGCAACATCTGATGCTGGAAGGCGTGCCGAGCAGCAAAATCGTCATGGGCGTGCCGTTCTATGGCCGGGCGTTCAAAGGCGTCAGCGCCACTAACGGCGGCCAGTACAGCAACCACAGCACGCCGGGGGAAGATCCCTTCCCTGGTACCGATTACTGGCTGGTCGGCTGCGAAGAGTGCGTCCGCGACAAGGATCCGCGCATCGCCTCTTACCGCCAACTGGAGCAAATGCTGTTGGGCAACTATGGCTATCAGCGCCTGTGGAACGATAAAACCAAAACGCCATACCTGTACCACGCGGCCAAGGGCCTGTTCGTCACCTATGACGACGCCGAAAGTTTCAAGTACAAGGCGAAGTACATCAAACAACAGCAGTTGGGCGGCGTGATGTTCTGGCACCTGGGTCAGGACAACCGCAATGGCGATCTGTTGGCCTCGCTGGACCGTTACTTCAACGCACCGGACTATGACGACAGCCAGTTGGATATGGGCACCGGCTTGCGCTATACCGGCGTCGGTCCAGGTAATCTGCCCGTCATGAGCGCCCCGGCCTACGTTGCCGGCACCACCTATAATCAGGGAGCACTGGTGTCCTATCAGGGCTATGTCTGGCAGGCCAAGTGGGGCTATATCACGTCCGTGCCAGGCTCCGATACCGCTTGGCTGAAAGTGGGTCGCGTGGCGTAA
- a CDS encoding LysR family transcriptional regulator yields the protein MTRLSLDAIKIISTIKSTGSFSMAAEALHKTPSAISYRVSNIESKLCVKLFHRNGPMITLTDEGEFLLQEGSWILNAVQDLESRVRNIPKFDNNIRIVVDNFFPLETLTQDIRDYIQHSPNANISVQREALNGTWDALKNNRADLIIAIGQIPDSVQAKTLMLGKLNFVLCVSPSHPFAAQKKPVDKNQRLNDIVVGIADSSHELPKRNHGAMPLQRQLMVCDVESKLALLKRGIGHGFLPPALIEKELASGELVTVPVDMQKGDEMIWLAWHPASKGAGFSWWHERLTRKSDVFSLMGREVIRDGGYPWCNN from the coding sequence ATGACTAGATTATCCCTGGATGCGATTAAAATAATCAGCACCATCAAAAGTACCGGCTCATTCTCAATGGCGGCGGAGGCGTTGCATAAAACCCCTTCGGCGATATCTTACCGGGTTTCCAATATTGAAAGTAAACTCTGCGTGAAACTTTTTCATCGTAATGGCCCGATGATTACCCTGACGGATGAAGGGGAATTCCTGCTGCAGGAAGGGAGCTGGATTTTAAATGCGGTACAGGATCTGGAGAGTAGGGTAAGAAACATCCCAAAGTTCGATAATAATATCCGCATCGTGGTTGATAATTTCTTTCCGCTGGAAACGCTCACCCAGGATATCCGCGACTATATCCAGCACAGCCCGAACGCCAACATTTCCGTGCAGCGTGAAGCGCTCAATGGCACCTGGGATGCGTTGAAGAACAACCGGGCGGATTTGATTATCGCCATCGGCCAGATCCCGGACAGCGTGCAGGCCAAGACGCTGATGCTCGGCAAGCTGAATTTTGTTCTGTGCGTTTCACCTTCTCATCCCTTTGCGGCGCAGAAAAAGCCGGTGGATAAAAACCAGCGCTTGAACGATATCGTGGTGGGCATTGCCGACAGTAGCCACGAGCTGCCCAAGCGTAACCACGGCGCCATGCCGTTGCAGCGCCAACTGATGGTATGCGACGTCGAGAGCAAATTGGCGCTGTTGAAGCGGGGTATCGGGCACGGCTTTTTGCCGCCGGCGCTGATAGAAAAAGAGTTGGCCAGCGGCGAGTTGGTGACGGTGCCCGTCGATATGCAAAAAGGCGATGAAATGATTTGGCTGGCCTGGCATCCGGCCAGCAAAGGGGCCGGTTTTAGCTGGTGGCATGAGCGGCTGACGCGCAAGAGCGATGTCTTCAGCCTGATGGGGCGGGAAGTGATACGTGATGGGGGTTATCCTTGGTGTAACAACTGA
- a CDS encoding lytic polysaccharide monooxygenase produces MNNTSRTLMSLGLLSAALFGVSQQAAAHGYVETPASRSYQCKLQLNTQCGSVQYEPQSVEGLKGFPLAGPADGHIASADKSTFFELDQQTPTRWNKINLHTGANSFTWRLTARHSTTSWRYFITKPNWDASQPLTRASFDLTPFCQQNDGGAIPAAQVTHQCNIPADRSGSHVILAVWDVADTTNAFYQAIDVNLTK; encoded by the coding sequence ATGAACAATACTTCCCGTACCCTTATGTCTCTTGGCCTGCTGAGCGCCGCGCTGTTTGGCGTATCGCAACAGGCAGCCGCCCACGGCTACGTCGAAACACCGGCCAGCCGCTCTTATCAGTGCAAACTGCAGCTCAATACCCAATGCGGCAGCGTGCAATATGAGCCGCAGAGCGTTGAAGGGCTGAAAGGCTTCCCGCTGGCGGGCCCGGCTGATGGGCATATCGCCAGCGCCGACAAATCCACCTTCTTCGAACTGGATCAGCAAACGCCAACCCGTTGGAACAAGATCAATCTGCACACCGGCGCCAACTCCTTCACCTGGAGACTGACCGCCCGCCACAGCACCACCAGCTGGCGTTATTTCATTACCAAGCCGAACTGGGACGCGTCGCAGCCGCTGACCCGTGCGTCCTTTGACCTGACGCCGTTCTGTCAACAGAACGACGGTGGCGCCATTCCCGCCGCGCAGGTCACCCACCAGTGCAACATACCGGCAGACCGTAGCGGTTCGCACGTGATCCTCGCCGTGTGGGATGTAGCAGACACGACCAATGCCTTCTATCAGGCGATTGACGTTAACTTGACCAAATAA